A window from Candidatus Thermoplasmatota archaeon encodes these proteins:
- a CDS encoding translation initiation factor IF-2 subunit beta produces the protein MAEQDYDALLERARKSLPERVITRERFRVPEVQVFIEGKTTVFRNFEEIADAVNREPSQILVYLLRELGTAGTIDGKRVVFKGRVPAIQVEKRLKGYIETFVLCSECQRPDTKLVKEGRVTLLECDACGAHRPVKFGRILPKEEEAPLVEGKIYEVMIQDIGKKGDGIAKKDKYIIYVPGTAKGSIVKIRIDKITGNIAFATLSRE, from the coding sequence ATGGCAGAGCAAGACTACGATGCACTATTGGAGAGGGCAAGAAAGAGCCTGCCCGAGAGAGTGATCACACGCGAGAGGTTCAGAGTGCCCGAGGTCCAGGTGTTCATCGAGGGGAAGACTACTGTCTTCAGGAACTTCGAGGAGATAGCCGATGCCGTGAACCGAGAGCCGTCGCAGATACTCGTCTACCTTCTCAGGGAACTCGGCACGGCTGGCACGATCGACGGGAAGAGGGTCGTTTTCAAGGGGAGGGTTCCGGCGATCCAAGTCGAGAAACGCCTGAAGGGCTACATCGAGACCTTCGTCCTGTGCTCGGAATGCCAGCGCCCGGACACGAAACTCGTCAAGGAGGGGCGAGTAACGCTGCTGGAATGCGATGCTTGCGGTGCTCATAGACCTGTTAAGTTCGGAAGGATTCTCCCAAAGGAGGAGGAGGCGCCTCTTGTGGAGGGCAAGATCTACGAGGTCATGATTCAGGACATAGGGAAGAAGGGAGACGGTATCGCAAAGAAGGACAAGTACATCATCTATGTGCCAGGAACCGCTAAGGGCTCGATCGTCAAGATCAGGATTGACAAGATCACGGGGAACATCGCCTTCGCCACTCTCTCAAGGGAATGA
- a CDS encoding metallophosphoesterase family protein: protein MRILATSDIHSSNEGARALREAVLSQEPDLTLVCGDITHFGPLAWARSFLEGLPGRVLAIPGNCDPLETKSLLEDMGVSLHARRIEVDDCTFVGLGGSSPTPFHTPFEVSEDEIRSALTPLMRPGVILVTHDAPRGRLDVVPGRGSVGSMAIKEIVEEFSPIFSIFGHLHESFGIHREETIYINPGSGMFGRYAMVDTETREVLLKE from the coding sequence ATGAGGATACTGGCAACTTCTGACATCCATTCCTCGAACGAAGGGGCAAGGGCGCTTCGCGAGGCTGTTCTCTCCCAAGAGCCAGACCTGACTCTCGTGTGTGGAGATATCACTCACTTCGGGCCCTTGGCTTGGGCGAGGTCCTTTCTGGAGGGGCTTCCAGGCAGAGTCCTCGCCATCCCAGGAAACTGCGACCCCCTGGAAACGAAGTCCCTATTGGAGGACATGGGCGTCTCGCTTCACGCAAGGAGAATCGAGGTGGATGACTGCACCTTCGTTGGACTGGGCGGTTCGAGCCCGACGCCTTTCCACACCCCGTTCGAGGTCTCGGAGGACGAGATTAGGTCAGCGCTCACTCCATTGATGAGGCCAGGCGTTATTCTCGTGACGCACGACGCGCCCAGGGGACGGCTGGATGTCGTGCCAGGACGGGGTTCCGTTGGAAGCATGGCCATCAAGGAGATCGTGGAGGAGTTCTCGCCCATCTTCTCAATCTTCGGTCATCTGCACGAGAGTTTTGGAATCCACAGAGAGGAGACTATCTACATCAATCCGGGCAGCGGGATGTTCGGTAGGTACGCGATGGTCGACACTGAGACCAGGGAAGTCCTTCTGAAGGAGTGA
- a CDS encoding 30S ribosomal protein S8e: MALWQGKSRRKSSGGRLRRSRKKRKFEIGREQQYASTGEHRVKLYKTRGHNQKVRLLKAEWANVLDPKKKTTKKTKILTVKTNPANPHFVQRNIITKGATIETELGTARVTSRPGQHGVVNAVLTE, encoded by the coding sequence ATGGCTCTTTGGCAAGGAAAATCCAGGAGGAAGTCCTCAGGCGGAAGACTGCGCCGATCCCGCAAGAAGAGGAAGTTCGAGATAGGCAGGGAGCAGCAGTATGCTTCCACCGGGGAACATAGAGTCAAGCTGTACAAGACCAGAGGACACAATCAGAAGGTCAGGCTGTTGAAGGCCGAGTGGGCCAACGTTCTGGACCCGAAAAAGAAGACTACGAAGAAGACAAAGATCCTCACCGTGAAGACCAATCCCGCCAATCCCCACTTCGTGCAGAGGAACATCATCACGAAGGGTGCGACGATAGAGACGGAGCTGGGCACGGCGAGAGTGACTTCCCGCCCCGGTCAGCACGGCGTGGTCAACGCCGTTCTCACTGAATAG
- a CDS encoding signal recognition particle protein Srp19 → MPRKKDLIILWPCYFDKAKTRKEGRRVPKKFAIHEPTVEAIANAAKDLGYYVEIEPEKSHPSEPWRGNGRVIVAKTTSKPDIVMQIASRLKDQRS, encoded by the coding sequence ATGCCTCGGAAAAAGGACCTGATTATTCTTTGGCCCTGCTACTTCGACAAGGCCAAGACCAGAAAGGAGGGCAGAAGGGTCCCGAAGAAGTTCGCCATACACGAACCGACTGTGGAGGCAATCGCAAACGCGGCGAAGGACCTGGGCTACTATGTCGAGATCGAGCCGGAGAAGAGTCATCCTTCTGAGCCCTGGAGAGGCAACGGCCGTGTGATCGTGGCCAAGACGACTTCCAAACCGGACATCGTTATGCAGATAGCTTCCCGACTGAAGGATCAGCGGTCCTGA
- a CDS encoding DUF211 domain-containing protein — protein sequence MSEIKRLVLDVLKPHTPSIVELSRKLGKLVGVLGVNCSVNEVDKDTESIKITIEGHSINFDKVTGTIEAMGAVIHSVDSVSAGKKMVEEVETPQDR from the coding sequence GTGAGCGAAATAAAACGATTGGTTCTCGACGTTCTGAAGCCTCATACCCCTTCTATTGTGGAGCTTTCCAGGAAGCTTGGGAAGCTCGTGGGAGTTCTTGGAGTGAACTGCTCGGTCAACGAGGTCGACAAAGACACCGAGAGCATCAAGATAACCATCGAGGGACACTCCATAAACTTCGACAAGGTGACTGGCACCATCGAGGCGATGGGGGCGGTCATACACTCCGTTGACAGTGTTTCAGCGGGAAAGAAGATGGTGGAAGAGGTGGAGACGCCTCAGGACCGCTGA
- the map gene encoding type II methionyl aminopeptidase, with amino-acid sequence MDDEVLEAYHTAGRIAGEARTYGASLVREGSTYLEVAEKTEDLIKKKGGVPAFPVNVAVNDVAAHFTPHHNSKDVFVRGDIVKVDVGVHVNGYIGDTAMTVEVGTRNWTDLIRASEHALQTAIELLKPNVQMRMIGGAIERAVDSVGYKSISNLTGHSMQQFSLHAGKSVPNVLDTNSATAKEGDVLAIEPFATNGAGKVTGKKGGNIYRLLRARDLKKRALTTLLRSIEETFLTLPFAERWCLQFDNKSSHRIGKLVRLGALYTYPILRDGGGGMVSQAEHTVIVTESGCEIITSPKSL; translated from the coding sequence ATGGATGATGAGGTTCTGGAGGCCTATCACACCGCAGGAAGGATTGCGGGTGAGGCCAGGACTTACGGAGCTAGTCTCGTCAGGGAAGGGTCGACCTACCTCGAGGTGGCCGAGAAAACGGAAGACCTCATCAAGAAGAAGGGAGGCGTCCCCGCGTTCCCTGTCAACGTCGCCGTCAATGACGTGGCCGCACACTTCACACCACATCACAACTCCAAGGACGTATTCGTCAGAGGGGACATCGTCAAGGTTGATGTGGGCGTCCACGTTAACGGGTACATCGGCGATACGGCCATGACAGTGGAGGTCGGCACGCGGAACTGGACGGACCTGATACGAGCCTCCGAACACGCTCTCCAGACGGCAATCGAGCTGCTCAAGCCCAACGTCCAGATGAGGATGATTGGGGGAGCCATCGAGAGGGCAGTCGACTCGGTCGGGTACAAGTCCATCTCGAACCTCACCGGTCATAGTATGCAGCAATTCTCTCTGCACGCTGGAAAGAGCGTCCCGAACGTACTGGACACCAACAGTGCCACAGCGAAAGAAGGGGACGTTCTGGCGATCGAGCCCTTTGCCACCAACGGGGCGGGAAAGGTCACGGGCAAGAAGGGAGGGAACATCTACAGGCTTCTCCGCGCCAGGGATCTGAAGAAGAGAGCGCTGACAACCCTACTCCGCTCGATTGAGGAAACCTTCCTGACATTGCCCTTCGCCGAGCGCTGGTGTCTGCAATTCGATAACAAATCCTCGCACAGGATCGGCAAGCTCGTCAGACTCGGAGCCCTGTATACCTATCCCATTCTCAGGGACGGGGGCGGTGGAATGGTGTCCCAAGCCGAACACACGGTCATCGTAACAGAGTCTGGGTGTGAGATCATAACCAGCCCAAAAAGCTTATAA
- a CDS encoding threonylcarbamoyl-AMP synthase, which produces MKLLRCKKPEGTLADEDFELVRLALEEGKLVVFPTETLYGLGGDPENGNAVERIYDLKGRPRNDPLPLAVSTWEDVEKIAEVGELARTLFDEFLPGPLTLVLKKRRAMSFKLISGGDTIGIRIPFQPLVVELAEEFGPITATSANLHGGENPTSVEGAIDQLGSKVDYYVDGGKAPLGVPSTIVDLSQNEIRILRVGAIPRERIESYG; this is translated from the coding sequence ATGAAGCTGCTTAGATGCAAGAAGCCCGAAGGGACGCTAGCGGATGAGGACTTCGAGCTAGTTCGACTCGCATTGGAAGAAGGAAAACTGGTCGTTTTTCCGACAGAAACCCTCTACGGTCTGGGCGGGGATCCCGAGAACGGAAATGCCGTCGAGAGGATTTATGATCTGAAAGGTAGGCCAAGGAATGACCCGCTCCCTCTCGCTGTGAGCACGTGGGAGGATGTGGAGAAGATAGCAGAAGTCGGTGAACTTGCCCGAACACTTTTCGATGAGTTCCTGCCCGGTCCGCTGACCCTCGTCCTCAAGAAGAGGAGAGCCATGTCCTTCAAGTTGATTTCCGGAGGCGATACGATTGGTATCAGGATTCCATTCCAGCCCCTTGTCGTGGAACTCGCAGAGGAGTTTGGCCCCATAACAGCCACAAGCGCAAACCTCCACGGCGGTGAGAATCCCACGTCGGTTGAGGGGGCAATCGACCAGCTCGGAAGCAAGGTCGACTACTACGTAGACGGGGGCAAGGCTCCGCTCGGAGTTCCATCCACGATAGTGGACCTCTCGCAGAATGAGATAAGGATATTAAGAGTGGGCGCGATTCCGAGGGAGAGGATAGAGTCCTATGGATGA
- a CDS encoding MBL fold metallo-hydrolase: MEVRLIADPGYDANMYLVMSRTSILIDTGTGLSSEECVNALSEFIDPKDIDRIILTHRHIDHVGGAKALSEACDATLYASKDEAPSLRSADQVTTAAQMFGKELDKLDVESIGYGDVIEIGTEGLRVIHTPGHTKGSICLYEEGTKSLLCGDTVFAYGGVGRWDFPTGNLQELVKSVKSLTEIPIENLYPGHGPAVQGNAHKHIQASYRSIKVYTLV; this comes from the coding sequence ATGGAAGTGCGACTCATTGCGGATCCAGGGTACGATGCGAATATGTACCTGGTGATGTCTCGGACATCAATTCTCATTGATACTGGCACAGGCCTCTCGTCGGAGGAGTGCGTCAACGCATTGTCGGAGTTCATCGATCCGAAGGACATCGACAGGATAATCCTCACGCACAGGCACATCGACCATGTGGGAGGGGCTAAAGCACTCTCAGAAGCCTGCGATGCAACTCTCTACGCCTCAAAGGATGAAGCACCCTCTCTCAGGTCAGCTGACCAAGTGACGACGGCAGCGCAGATGTTCGGAAAGGAACTGGACAAGCTCGATGTGGAGTCCATCGGATATGGCGACGTCATCGAGATCGGGACAGAAGGGCTGAGGGTCATACACACACCAGGCCATACAAAGGGGAGCATATGCCTCTATGAGGAGGGCACGAAATCTCTCTTGTGCGGAGACACCGTGTTCGCGTATGGAGGGGTCGGCAGATGGGATTTCCCGACTGGAAACCTCCAGGAGCTGGTGAAATCGGTTAAGAGCCTCACAGAGATTCCAATCGAAAACCTCTACCCCGGTCATGGTCCAGCAGTGCAAGGCAATGCCCACAAGCACATCCAAGCCAGCTACAGGAGCATCAAGGTTTACACACTCGTTTGA
- the radA gene encoding DNA repair and recombination protein RadA — protein MNATDIEELPGVGPATADKLKDAGYNDLMAIAVTAPQALADAAEIGASTAQKIILAAREAADIGGFETGEALLEKRKFVGKLTSGAKALNELLGGGFETQAISELFGEFGSGKTQIAHQLAVNVTLPVDQGGLDGGTIWIDSENTFRPERISQMATALELDPDETLKSIHVARAFNSHHQMLLAEKAMEVAKEYNARLLVVDSMTAHFRAEYIGRGALAERQQLLNKHMHGLLRFGDAFNAVVCVTNQVMAKPDAFFGDPTRPIGGHIVGHTATFRMYLRKSKGGKRIARLVDSPNLPEGEAVFLVDGNGVSD, from the coding sequence ATGAACGCAACAGATATCGAGGAGTTGCCAGGAGTAGGACCTGCAACCGCCGACAAACTGAAGGACGCTGGATACAACGATCTCATGGCGATTGCTGTTACGGCACCTCAGGCGCTCGCAGATGCCGCTGAGATTGGCGCGAGCACGGCTCAGAAGATTATCTTGGCCGCCAGGGAGGCCGCGGACATCGGCGGATTCGAGACAGGAGAGGCACTGCTGGAGAAGCGTAAGTTTGTAGGAAAACTGACATCGGGGGCGAAGGCCCTGAACGAGCTTCTCGGTGGAGGATTCGAGACACAGGCCATAAGTGAGCTCTTTGGCGAATTCGGGAGCGGCAAGACACAGATCGCACATCAGCTCGCGGTGAACGTGACCCTCCCGGTCGACCAAGGAGGACTCGATGGCGGGACGATTTGGATTGATAGCGAGAACACGTTCAGGCCAGAGAGAATATCACAAATGGCGACCGCTCTGGAACTGGATCCGGACGAAACGCTCAAAAGCATACACGTTGCTCGGGCTTTCAATTCCCATCACCAGATGCTTCTCGCAGAGAAGGCAATGGAGGTTGCCAAGGAATACAACGCTAGGCTTCTCGTGGTCGATTCTATGACCGCGCATTTCAGGGCGGAGTACATAGGAAGGGGAGCTCTCGCCGAAAGGCAGCAGCTTCTCAACAAGCACATGCACGGTCTTCTGAGGTTTGGAGATGCCTTCAACGCTGTGGTTTGTGTGACGAACCAGGTCATGGCAAAGCCGGATGCATTCTTTGGGGATCCGACCCGTCCGATTGGCGGTCACATCGTCGGCCACACCGCCACATTCAGAATGTATCTCAGGAAGAGCAAAGGCGGAAAACGCATCGCGAGGCTCGTGGACTCTCCAAACCTTCCAGAGGGCGAAGCTGTCTTCCTCGTTGACGGGAATGGGGTATCTGACTGA
- a CDS encoding class I SAM-dependent methyltransferase, producing the protein MKRVSFDRIANEYDKTRELPEDAMNSVLDALCEEMPESSGILDVGSGTARFAIPLSTRGFSVVGIDISEEMLGISRCKGFDRLARADSSSLPFRDAAFDFALAVHVFHLLEDWTRTVAEIRRVLRDSLMSVVIENETKWFGETYHDLLREHGYDKDHPGVGEKGLAERVKPRLVKEVASVTHHRAADRVIDRLDERCFSSQWEVPGELHRAVITEMRERWSGEEFENSYDVLVYAWDVGQLDELVTEAR; encoded by the coding sequence GTGAAGAGAGTAAGCTTCGACAGGATCGCCAATGAATATGATAAGACCAGGGAGTTGCCAGAAGACGCGATGAACAGCGTCCTTGACGCCCTGTGCGAGGAAATGCCTGAGAGTTCGGGCATACTCGACGTTGGATCCGGAACCGCCAGATTCGCAATTCCACTGTCAACGAGGGGTTTTTCGGTTGTGGGCATCGACATATCTGAGGAGATGCTCGGGATCTCCAGATGCAAAGGGTTCGATCGCCTGGCAAGAGCGGACTCGTCATCCTTACCATTCAGAGACGCAGCATTCGACTTCGCCTTGGCGGTCCATGTCTTCCATCTCCTTGAGGACTGGACCCGCACGGTCGCGGAAATCAGGAGGGTCCTGAGAGATTCTCTTATGTCTGTCGTAATCGAGAACGAAACGAAATGGTTTGGTGAGACGTATCATGATTTGCTCAGAGAGCACGGGTACGACAAGGACCATCCAGGCGTAGGGGAGAAGGGTCTCGCCGAAAGGGTGAAACCCAGACTAGTGAAGGAGGTGGCAAGTGTGACGCACCATCGAGCAGCCGATCGCGTCATAGACAGACTGGATGAAAGGTGCTTTTCGAGTCAATGGGAAGTCCCAGGGGAGTTGCACAGAGCCGTGATTACGGAGATGAGGGAGAGGTGGTCCGGAGAGGAATTCGAAAACAGCTACGATGTCCTCGTCTACGCATGGGATGTGGGGCAACTGGATGAGTTAGTCACTGAAGCGCGCTAG
- the dph5 gene encoding diphthine synthase, with translation MIIFIGLGLFDEKDMTVNGMEEARSCDALFAEFYTSKLVGATRESIESLIGKEIRVLRREDVEKGDIILEAAKSKRVGLLIGGDPMTATTHVDLRLRAKKMGIPTRIVYGVSILTAAAGLVGLQSYKFGRTTSLPFPQEKFFPTSPYEVIHENRMMGLHTLILLDLGEDGRGMGAKEALDHLLKMEGKEQKKAFIEDTVVCVVSEVGSPDAVARCDRVGKLLGMDLGEPLHCLIIPADLHFMEKEALIAFAGAPEDVDERMH, from the coding sequence GTGATAATATTCATAGGCTTGGGACTCTTCGATGAGAAGGACATGACGGTGAACGGGATGGAGGAGGCCCGCTCGTGCGATGCCCTCTTCGCAGAGTTCTACACGTCCAAGCTCGTAGGCGCAACTCGGGAAAGCATCGAATCCCTTATCGGCAAGGAGATCCGAGTCCTCCGCCGGGAGGATGTCGAGAAGGGCGACATCATTCTCGAGGCCGCCAAATCCAAGCGCGTGGGACTCCTCATCGGAGGCGATCCGATGACCGCGACGACCCATGTCGACCTGAGGCTCAGGGCCAAGAAGATGGGGATACCCACGAGAATAGTGTACGGCGTCTCGATCCTGACGGCCGCAGCTGGTCTGGTCGGTCTTCAGTCGTACAAGTTCGGCAGGACGACGAGCCTCCCGTTCCCGCAGGAGAAGTTCTTCCCCACGAGCCCGTACGAGGTCATCCACGAGAACCGCATGATGGGGCTGCACACGCTGATTCTCCTGGACCTAGGCGAGGATGGCAGGGGGATGGGCGCGAAGGAGGCACTGGACCACCTCCTGAAAATGGAAGGGAAAGAGCAGAAGAAGGCGTTCATCGAGGACACGGTCGTGTGCGTCGTCTCGGAGGTGGGCTCTCCTGATGCGGTAGCCAGATGCGATAGGGTGGGCAAGCTCTTGGGCATGGACCTTGGGGAGCCCCTTCACTGCCTGATCATTCCCGCGGACCTTCACTTCATGGAGAAAGAGGCCCTCATTGCCTTCGCGGGTGCGCCCGAAGACGTGGACGAGAGGATGCACTAG
- a CDS encoding class I SAM-dependent methyltransferase family protein, protein MKSLFLVVPKAKGEAIRKSLLDMDALDKDFKIESDVENVLIPVTREIDLGFELIEREGRAIERRPRSYRELVDVPEELERLLPASFDVIGGVIVIKLAEELVPFSDEIGRAMTAAYKGVRTVALDEGVKGEFRIRKLRVIYGDESLRTVHRAHGVSLEVDLSKCYFSPRISTETWRIAQQVEENEVVVDMFSGVGPFALTIAKHARPAQVYAIDSNPHAVRYLEKNIARNKVLNVRAILDDSRAAVERIEGASRVIIDLPHSSMDYFAPAIRAVEKGFVHYYEILEETDVKDRIEDLGTTARDEGKSIRLAGTRRVRTFSPSEAHFVFDLEVQ, encoded by the coding sequence ATGAAATCTCTGTTCTTGGTCGTCCCCAAGGCCAAAGGTGAGGCCATTCGCAAGAGCCTTCTGGACATGGACGCTCTGGATAAGGACTTCAAGATTGAGTCCGACGTGGAGAATGTCCTTATCCCGGTAACGAGAGAGATTGACCTCGGCTTCGAGCTTATCGAACGGGAGGGCAGGGCAATCGAGAGGAGACCGAGGTCCTACAGAGAGCTCGTTGATGTGCCTGAGGAGTTGGAACGTCTTCTTCCAGCGTCATTTGACGTGATTGGTGGCGTGATCGTCATCAAGCTAGCTGAGGAGCTCGTCCCGTTCTCGGACGAAATCGGGCGGGCCATGACGGCGGCATACAAAGGTGTCAGAACCGTGGCGCTCGACGAGGGCGTCAAGGGGGAGTTCAGGATCAGGAAGTTGCGGGTCATCTACGGGGATGAGTCGCTCAGGACGGTCCACAGAGCGCACGGAGTGAGCCTGGAGGTGGATCTCTCGAAGTGCTACTTCTCCCCAAGGATATCGACGGAGACGTGGAGGATCGCCCAGCAGGTGGAGGAAAACGAGGTCGTCGTGGACATGTTCAGCGGCGTTGGACCATTTGCCCTGACGATAGCGAAGCACGCGAGGCCCGCCCAAGTGTACGCGATCGACTCGAACCCGCACGCGGTCCGCTATCTGGAGAAGAACATCGCCCGCAACAAGGTCCTGAACGTAAGGGCGATCCTTGACGACTCGCGGGCCGCCGTGGAGAGGATAGAGGGCGCGAGCAGGGTGATTATCGACCTGCCACACTCCTCGATGGATTACTTCGCACCGGCAATCAGGGCGGTGGAGAAGGGGTTCGTGCACTACTACGAGATTCTCGAGGAGACGGATGTCAAGGACAGGATCGAGGACCTCGGCACGACGGCCAGAGACGAGGGCAAGTCCATTCGCCTGGCGGGGACCAGAAGAGTGAGGACGTTCTCCCCGTCCGAGGCGCACTTCGTCTTCGACCTGGAAGTCCAGTAG
- the folP gene encoding dihydropteroate synthase, whose protein sequence is MFNARVVELSTEEQVRKRFRDIGVYPEGVSIMTPKALHALIRLEGVGVKEAHILKQEMLSAGGEAAVAKGAVALTRKETDVLLMGTVKQLERATRKLSMQPFECPRIAEEIEETLENYSKGAFTLKAGGRQLRIDRPLVMGVINVTPDSFSDGGEFLDAEVAIAHAKKLVKEGADILDIGGESSRPGSDTLSAKEELERIVPVLEGIIDDANVLISVDTCKPRVASKVLDMGAHIINDITGLTRAELAGVVARHEAGIVIMHMQGTPKTMQKSPRYDDVVADILRFLRERIKRAEKKGIRRESIIIDPGIGFGKTAEHNLEIISRLKEFKSLGLPVLVGASRKSFIGKVLDKDVDGRLSGGLAMLSMSIQNGASIVRAHDVRESADAARMTWAALNSTR, encoded by the coding sequence ATGTTCAATGCCAGGGTGGTCGAGCTCTCGACCGAGGAGCAGGTGAGGAAGCGATTCAGGGACATAGGCGTCTACCCCGAGGGCGTGAGCATCATGACCCCCAAGGCTCTCCATGCCCTGATCAGGCTCGAAGGAGTGGGCGTCAAGGAAGCGCACATCCTCAAGCAGGAGATGCTCTCCGCGGGCGGTGAAGCTGCGGTCGCAAAGGGCGCGGTTGCCCTCACCCGCAAGGAGACCGACGTGCTCCTCATGGGCACCGTCAAGCAGCTCGAGCGGGCAACCAGGAAGCTCTCGATGCAACCGTTCGAGTGTCCGAGGATTGCCGAAGAGATTGAAGAGACTCTTGAGAATTACTCCAAGGGGGCGTTCACGCTGAAGGCGGGGGGAAGGCAACTGAGGATTGACCGCCCGCTGGTCATGGGCGTGATCAACGTCACACCCGACTCGTTCTCGGACGGCGGCGAGTTCTTGGACGCGGAGGTGGCGATAGCCCATGCGAAGAAGCTGGTCAAGGAGGGAGCGGACATCCTCGACATCGGCGGGGAGTCGTCGCGCCCTGGTTCTGACACCCTTTCCGCCAAGGAGGAACTCGAGAGGATAGTTCCCGTTCTTGAGGGGATAATCGACGATGCGAATGTCCTCATATCTGTCGACACGTGCAAGCCGCGGGTCGCGAGCAAGGTCCTGGACATGGGGGCACACATCATAAACGACATAACTGGCCTCACGAGGGCGGAACTGGCCGGAGTCGTGGCCAGGCATGAGGCGGGCATCGTGATCATGCACATGCAGGGAACTCCCAAGACGATGCAGAAAAGCCCCCGCTATGACGACGTCGTCGCAGACATCCTGCGCTTTCTCAGGGAGAGGATCAAGCGGGCCGAGAAGAAAGGCATCCGCAGGGAATCCATCATCATCGACCCTGGCATCGGCTTCGGAAAGACCGCCGAACACAATTTGGAGATAATCTCGCGGTTGAAGGAGTTCAAGAGCCTCGGTCTGCCGGTCCTTGTCGGCGCGTCCCGCAAGAGCTTCATCGGCAAGGTCCTGGACAAGGACGTCGACGGCAGGCTCAGCGGAGGTCTCGCCATGCTCTCGATGAGCATCCAGAACGGAGCGAGCATCGTTCGCGCCCACGACGTGAGGGAGAGCGCGGATGCGGCTAGGATGACATGGGCGGCCTTGAACTCGACCCGCTAG